The window ATATGAAGATCTTTATGATTGAAGAAGGTCAAATCTATAGAAAAAACTAGTCTTACAATATAATATAGGTTCAAAcatcttttcattaaatatgaaaacaataaagacagaAAGCAAAAGTAAACTTGAATGCATGGAATACGCATTTGGTTTGGATCCTTTAAACAGTGGCATTGCGCATCAAAGAACATTATTTCGGAATCAAATCCACATAGAAAAAGGCCGAATTAAAAACAATAGCACATAAAAGTACGAAAGAAGATGATATCTCATCAAAGAACTTGAATGCATGGAATACGCATTTGGTTTGGATCCTTTAAACAGTGGCATTGCGCATCAAAGAACATTATTTCGGAATCAAATCCACATAGAAAAAGGCCGAATTAAAAACAATAGCACATAAAAGTACGAAAGAAGATGATATCTCATCAAAGACAGTCCAgaatcaaatagaaaatcatcTCACCAacagaataaattaaataaaaaaaaaagatccaATCTTTCAATTGACTACAAATTCACGGAAATCTTCCAAGCAACTAAAAAGATAGACAATGAGGATCATCCATTTTCCCGCGATCTGGAGTTTCACCAATCGCATAATAGATTGTGAGATCAAACCAGCCATTGCTCAAATTATTCACCACACAACAGAAAAAGGACACGATAGCTCAAAATTAAGCAAAATAGAATGTCAAAAAGATACCAAACAGGAGGAAAAGATCAACATAAATCTCATACTCGTTCTATGATATCCAACTTTCTTCAAATCTCTACGTGGTCTAATCCAGTCAccaatatcataaattaaacGCAGTCCCTTACTAATAAAGGATCGAGGAGACAAAGAAAGATGTGGAACTCACCAAATTGTTGTGAAGAATTGGAAGAAAGAGAGGGAAATAAGAGGAGATCTATATGTAGGAGCGCCTCCGATTTGTATAGCATATGGGTATGGCAATGCAACCAACTGTAACCTTTGTAATTAAGATATcattattatagtaataaatacttTATAGTTGCGTTTTAGCGTTTTTAAGTTTCCCAAGCTTCTACTTTGCGTGATACTAAAGTCGTGGTATATGATTAACGTTTTTTATCACAGCAACCAAAATTAGGATGGAAGAGCGTTGCTCTGTGAATAGCCCACGACGGATTCTGAGCTTCTCCAAGACCCGGGCAGCCAACGTCTCCTTCTCCGACGCCGATCACCGCTCCCAGACCGAATTAGGCGTCTCCGGCGAGCACGGCCCCAAACTCTCTGAGGTTTATGGATTCGTCGGATCCATCACCACCGTTGTTTTTACAGGTCCGATTCATCTGCTCCTTTCGAATAATCACCCACTCTATTTCTATGATTAGTATTGATTGtgcatttttctcaatttttgcTTATCGTTCCTAATTTATCTTTGAATTGTGTGAATACGACGGATTAATTCGTGATTAATTTTTAGGGCTTGTGTGGAATTGTAAATTATGATGTATATTGTCACTAGAGTTTTAATATGCTGGACATTATTGAAGCATATTAATGATAAAGCGTCATTGGATCGATTATGTATTTTCTTGATTGCTTGTGGCGGTACATATATGTAGATGGACCATATGGGACTGTGATTGAAGATGCAAGGATGATATGATAAGTATTCATGTGTAGTTTCTCATGTTTGTTGGAGCTTGCAGAATCTTGAAGGTTATATAATTAGAATAGCAGCTAACAGGTTCTTTTTTTCTCGCGCAACAGTCATATTCATCGTGTGGGCGTATGTTCCTGACCATTGGTTGCATTCTATCGGGATCTATTACTATCCAAGCAGGTTCGTGCTTTCATATGCTTGCTTGCTTTTGTTGCGCATTCTCTCtaaaatgcaaataatatGCTTACTCCTGCAATTATCATGGAAAATTTAAGGCAACTAAGATGAACAAAATTCCTCTAGTCTTGTTAAGTTATACACTTTGTCTCAACAAGTTATGATAGATAGAGTGCTGGTCAAAAATAGTAGAAACATAAATCAAGTTTCCTCTACAAACTTAAAACTATCAGATTGAGGAGTTTAGCAATGGAATCGATGAATAACACATTACCCTTGGTTAATGTCTTCTATATAGCAGTACATGCCTTGTAGTGATATCTTGAAAACCTTTTCAGGTATTGGGCTTTGGCGGTGCCAACTTACGTGATGGTGACGATTGTGCTGGCCATCACATTTTATATTGGCATGAACTTTATGGCAACTCCTCCTCCTACCTCCTTAAATATAATGTTTGGTAAATTTACTTCCTAGGTTTTTTCTTACACTGTACTCATGATATTCTCTGGTCCAGAATCATCAATAAGGATTGATAAAAATGTGTTCTCATGTAGCATCAAAGATAGTAGTAACCTTTTCACTTCTGCCCTATTTGCAGATGAATTTAGTAGGGAAATGCTGAGCAATGTCCCTTTTGTAGATGATGACGAGCAGCCAATTGAGCCTATATCTGACATAGGCATTAACagaattaacaaaatcatGTTCGACAGCTTCAAATGAAGGTGTTTGATTTGATGAGATCATTCTACATGTATCTAAAGTTAGATTGTAGGactttctcatttttccaGTTACCTCGTAGAgtttatgaaacaaaattagacCAAGTGATTTGTGGTGAATGTTATTACAGCTATCTCCATGTCTTTACCATGTActtatgatttaattgtgttgAACTTTGGAACTGAAGGTCAGTTTCCAGCCTGCACACAGATTTGATAATAACATGTTGCTGCCTTGGCCTCGAATAATTTGATAATCTtggagaaaattaattttggaaaaattccGAAGGTCCAAAATTTCGTGAATTTTTAGGTCCAAGAAAATGTTATGTacagaaagaaaattaaaaatacaaaatttgtttatgcttaaattattgaataaaataataaatcaaattttgtaataatgtcaattagaaattttatggtattaaaattaaattgaatatgtATTATAAATGAGAGTGATGCTGATTATAATGCATCAAgaataacattttaaaatactagtagaGTACAGTATATGCGAATATTAGAAAATAGGCAATAGATGTTGACATTTATATTGGGTTGAAGATGCAAGATTGTAGGCCACCGGAATTCGTGGAGGGACATAGATTCACACAAGAAGAGATTTGGAAGAATTGAAATAGCATTGGTGGTGTAGTTATGGCGGCGCTTCAGCTATTCTCCCCTTTTCTGCCAAAGCTTCCTCCTTCGTACACCTCCCAATTTGCTCCTCCCACCTACTCTTTTCGGATGTCTTCTTCGTCCACGCCAAGgtactctctttctctcaatTGGAGCTCTGTCTCAACTCCCATTATTCTTATAGTTCAAGTTTGCAAAATGGTTTGATGGGATTTTGCGTTACATCATATTATTAGGTGCTCTTCACTTGCACCGGTTGCTCCACTGGAAGCAATCCTATTCGATATTGATGGAACACTAGCTGATTCTGATCCTATCCATTACTATGCATTTAGAGAAATGCTTCAAGAGGTTTTCTCCCTCCCCCTATaatcctttttctttcctccTCTACTTAGCTCAACTTTTGATGTCATTACAGCTAGGATACAATGGTGGAGATCCCATAACTGAGGAATTCTTCATAACTAATATTAGTGGCAAGCATAATGAGGAACTCTGTCAGGTTCTCTTCCCAGATTGGGATCTCCAAAGAGCTAGGAAATTTTTTGTTGACAAGGAGGCTATGTTTCGAAGGTACTACTAAACTACATACACCTAAACTGTTGGCTTGTAGATAATTTTGTACTCCGTGCTAACGTAAACAAGCAGACTGGCTGCAGAACAAACGGAGCCGGTTGCTGGGCTTGACGCGTTGTGCAGATGGGTGGAGGACAAGGGTCTGAGACGCGCTGCAGTCACCAATGCTCCAAGGGCTAACGCGGAGATGCTGATCTCATTGCTGGGGCTTGACGAGTTCTTCGAACTAGTTGTGATTGGAAACGAGTGTGAACGACCAAAGCCTTTCCCGGACCCCTACTTGAATGCTCTGAAGGGACTTGGAGTATCTGCTGATCATGCATTTGTCTTTGAGGTATGGCTAGCTTTTCTCTAACATCAACTTTGATACTACTTAACAATGTGGTCTTCCATTGAATTCCTAGTTTGTTTGCATAAATGAAGGATTCTGTGTCTGGAATAAAAGCTGGGATGGCTGCTGGGATGCCAGTGGTTGGCCTAGCTCTAAGGAATCCTGAAAGCATGTTGACGGGAGCTGGGGCAGCTATGGTGATCAAGGATTATACCGAGACGAAGTTGTGGACTGCTCTAGAAGAAATTTCCAAGAAGAAAGAGGAGCTCAAAGTTACATGAGCTGGGAATGTGGCCAGGGGTGCATTGATTGACCTGTTGTATTTGTAGCTCTagttatagaaaaaaaaatccattctTTCAACATATACGAGACAATAACTTGCCCCTTTTAAATGAAACTGTACCCTTTGCTCTTGTACCTgaattatagtactaaattCAAAACTTACATCTTGGTTCTGTACACTGGTAAATTATAGGGGTAATGCAAGAATTGATGAATGTACAACCTCTGTCTGCTATAGATCGTTATGAAGCAtcttaatatacaaaatatctTGCCAATGATACAGAATCGACCTCATCCCTCGCCTTCTTGTACAGTTCAAGCCGTTTTGCCATCTGCTGCCTCTTCTCCATCAAGGTTGGATCTTCATCCAGCAAGTCGCCTAGTTGTAACGCGACCAAAACGACATCATAAAACGGGAAATTTGGATCAATAGCTACTGCCTCAGCTGCTGAGCTGCCATGTGGATTGTCCCTGTGGATTCCCACCCGGGTTTCCTAATCTCTCAACTTCCTCAGGAAGTCTGCGGAAGAACTCCACAGTCAGATATGATGCTTCCATATCAACCAATCTAATGGTTGTTTTAGAGATTCATTGGTCGTGGCTGCTTTAGTTGATTGCGGACTTGGGAATCGTCTCAATTCCAGCTCCGTTTGATGTATTTCAAACCAGAATCACAAATCAAGTCATGTCAGAAGGTCACCTGACGATGACACTCTCCAATTGACTTCCTCACTAGTTCCTTCAAGACAAAGTGAACCTGAAAAATGGTTTCCGTGGTCATTGATGCCGAAATAGAGTACGTAGCAATGTTAATATTGCATCCCATTTAGGAACTACTTAGAGTATCAACAGTTGCTTCAGCAGGCCCTCTGAAATAAGTCGTTTATAACCTTGCTAAGGAGCAATCAAGTGTGGCTGATAACATTCTGCAGCGAGAGATATCGGTCAATGCAGATAAGAAGTATAAGATGGAGAATTAAGGAGAAACTTACCCTCCATCAAGATGCTCCTTGAATATCAATAATCACGTTGGGAATGAAAGAACTCAATAAAGTACATCATCAATACTTTTGTTTGTTAAGGATGCATTACTTGCCCTAATTACAGATTCCTAGTGCTCAAACAGAAATTTCAACCATATCAGATTTACTAAACTAAAGCAATGCCAGTCAGGACATCAATTACCATTCAGAAACAAAATTCTACTAGCCAAGTGCGAATAGTCAGGACTTGTCGCAAATCATATCAAGAGAAGTAGATAAGTGCAAGGGACAAATCTAGTACATACACAACAAAGATGAAATTCACTAAAACGGTTATTCAGCCAAGATTGGACAAGCCTCTGAAGTTACAAACTAAGAGACATCAGTACTCATTAGTTTAAAAAGGGCAAGCATATACTGTACAAGATATATAGGAGCGAaccatattttcaatttcctcGGCTAAACTGTCTGGTTGCCCGCCATGAATGAAGTTCGCACGACAAGTACGAAGAGGAGCAAcatagtaaaatattactccctcctccccttaaaatttgtcacctatttccttttctgtCCGTCCCTAAatatttgtcacctttcacttttaccattttttgtagtggaccgACCTCATatttccactaattcatttccactcacattttattataaaactaatatataaaagtaggacccacatgccaccaactttttcaacccactttctattacattttttaaaatccgtgccgggACAAATtatgagggacggagggagtatttactTCACTTACTTTTAAAAGTTGagattaaattgaaaatataaaatttgtgcCATGGTGTTCACTAGGGGTGGGTATTCATGTCGGTTAACCGACCCCaaaattccataaaaaaactaaccGGAATCGATCCGATCTTCGGTTCGGTTACTTAATTAACCGACTCGGTTAGAACCGGTCagttatcggttataaccgaacTAGCCTTATTGTTTTGTACTAGTTTTAacatactactccctccgtcccctattaggagtcactctttgaccggacacgggttttaagaaatgtaaagaaaagttggttgaaaaagttagtggaatgtaggacccatttttttatattggttttataataaaatgtgagtgagttgagttagtggaatgtgagacctacttactatttatggtaaaaatgaagtgcgactcttaattggggacggaccgaaatggaaaagtgaaTTTTaatggggacggagggagtagtttttaagcactttattaactttatgagatcttatttttaaaataatgtttagaCATTTGACTTTGAGATATTTGATagtgacacaaattaaaattgactttttttaacattgcAATATGACTTACGAgactttaataaaatttggaagtaaattacaatttcttctattgtgacaaaatttgaaagtaaattacaatttcttctattattaactaaaaatataataaaaattaaaattgtttatggttttaacttttatcttgttatctacttttattattattattattattattattattattattattattattattattattattattattattattattattattatactcccaTTTACAAGcaatacatatattatttagGCTCTTTAATAGacttaaactttaaatgatctaaaatttgaaaaccttttctctaataataagtgaaaggttatcttaattttaaaatagtagtatttcttaagCACTTGTTAACTTTGagagatcttatttttaaaaatatatttagaaactttattgaatttgagatATTATAAGTATAAGTAACTAATagtacacaaattaaaatagacatTTTTGACATTACAAATTTGCAATATgagactttgacaaaatttggaagtaaatTACAGATTCTTCTATCGTGGCAAagtttaaaagtaaattacaaattcttctattattaataaaaaatataataaaattaaaattgtttatgattttaacttttaacttgttatctactttttattattattattattattattattattattattattattattattattctatttacaAGCAATACATATATTGTTTTGGCTCTTTAATagacttaaattttaaatgatctaaaatttgaaaacctttctctaataataagtgaaaggttatcttatttttaaaatagtagtattgcTTAAGCACTTGTTAAGTTTgagagattttatttttaaaaatatatttagaaactttattaaatttgagatattataAGTATAAGTAACTGATagtacacaaattaaaatagaattttttgacattgcaaatttgcaatatgAGTTTGGAAGTAAATTACATATTCTTCTATTGTTACAAagtttaaaagtaaattacaatttcttttattattaattaaaaatataattaaaatcaaaattgtttatgattttaacttttaacttttcatctacttttattattattattattgtactcctatttacaaataatacataaattgtttagACACTTTAAAAGACTTAAACTTTACATgatctataatttaaaaacttttctccaataataagtgaaaggttatttatatttaacatAGTAATGCTTAAGCACTTTATTGactttgaaatataaatttttaagtataatactataattgatagtgacacaaattaaaatggactTTTTTGACATTGTGAAGTAGCTGCAGCTAGACTGTGTGCACAGTAAGGAATATCAAGCTTCTTGAGTCcagcgaatccactagatcacagggtctaggaactcacggatcgttgaaagatctcggtcgtcggacacacagaatacctcttcaaaaccctcaaccacgtatactaaaattagcacagggaagtagggatcgatcccacagagatgaatgcgcaaataaacatgttcaaagactcgggaactatttttgttggctgctgccacgcatttttagGGTTGAGCTTTACTCCTAGACTTGGTAATAGAAATATGTTAccctaacagctagatctaggcagaaacAGGAAACATGCATATAAACTGGAACAAGCGAGGCAattactagatctaagaaaactattCCCTAAATTACCCAGACCTAAGAAAACAACTGaatgtggggaccattttctgaaaaggtagagtacgattgaaaagctgcaaaataactaactaaaggaccaactaacaacgacatcatcttcttcaacatttACCAGGAAATAACCAGCTAAGAAACAGAGCAAAAACGTAAATCGACACGAAGCAGACGAAATTAAAAGCAGTAAAAACGAAGAACAGTTAAAACTAaggcagatctacggctactaggggtgcttaaacggttctccggttctcggttaaccggaatcggaaccggaaccgaccggttaattgaggaaccggaaccggaaaatccggttccggttccggtaccggttccaactttttaaataacaccggttccggttcggaaccggaaccgaccggttcctaaccgggaaccggattataattcaattttatttttttataatttaatatgctaaaaaatctaatttattgaattaattttgaattaaagtaaaatagtttgaaacattgagtaatttttagatttaaatgtttaatctgtgatactttgaatctataattattttcctaatccattttttatgaactaactacaatgagtagaacatcataagtttgtttttagttttcaaaagaacttatacaaatacaatatcatttcatatgatatatttattacaaatttatgtaacaattcatttaacatacaattttaacatatttgtgaataatttattaagtgtTCCAGTATAAACCAAATAGTCACAACAATatcaattagtattggaaattccaatgaatactatgtttagccaaaaaagggaaaatgaaattcaattttaaaactcatttttttaaaaaaaaattgctaaagtttagaactcctatttttgtattagtaaaaaattgctaacataaaATAGTCCGACCCGACCTACTACACTTGGCATCActcttatccatatatgaatattattgtattgttggtttgtattttgtgtatttattttaatttttaggtattatttgttataattctagatgttggattattatttttttagtattgaactatttaaaattataaataaattcggattaaaattacacatcggttccggttcggaaccggaatcgaccggttcttaaccggccggttcggttccggttccggttccggttcttgaatttatgaaaatttaaaaccggtTAACCGGTCAACCGGTCcggttagaaccggaaccggccgaataagcaggcctatctacggctactagacgaggtaaaaCGAGTGCATAatttaaacaactaaatgaaaCTTCAAACAAGCAGATCCAGTCACGGGACgcttaatccactccggatccaagccatccacaacaaccaaacatCATTTCCACCTCAAATTCCCACTGATCTACGTAGATTTCTCCGATCAACAACGAATTTCTCACAAACCAGCTTCAAACTCAGATCAACCAACAAAGATCAGCAAATCGATcccaaaacaacacaacaagataaataaaacataaacagaaATATCCATTGCAAAATACGAAATATCCAACGATAGAAACAACACAAAAGCCGAGCCTCGAACAGCGAAGACTCGGCGAGTACCAAAAGTAGACAGAAAATAAAGgataattgtttcttcgcctccgtagagacggtgttgcacCCAAACTTCCTATGAAACGAGAACCCCCCAGAAAATTTACCCCAAATGAGTGTGtagaaaagtagaaaactaAGCTAGGAGCTGGAAAAGGTGACGATCGTCTCATGTTGATTGCGTGCTCCTTTTTATAGTGGTTAaagcttctagactgttctTGTGATTCCTATTTTGCCCTCCAATCGATGCTCCTCAGTCTAGTGGCTTTTTATCCTTCTACTTAATTTTCCTTGCCAGCTTCCTTCACCAGGTGATCTCTATCTTCTTCCTTGGGCTggcattttctctacacacctggctcaaaaaggtttgttagacccaggaaatcacagaatttatccttataaccgatgcatgaaattagccttatcacatTGCAATACaagactttgacaaaatttagatataaattacaatttcttccattgtgacaaagtttgaaagtaaattataatttcttttagtattaaataaacatataattgaatttaattcggtTATCGGATAACCGATCGGTTATAACCAATAACCGACTTAGAGCAAAAACGTATAACCGGTACCGAACCGATAACCGACCGATTCCGGATTGGTTATCGGTTAACTGATTAACCGAAAACCGTTTACCCATCCCTAAACTGTTCACAATCGAAATCGTTTTCTATATTCAGTAATTTATTTGTGGATATGTAGTCTTGATTGCAAGTCCCataaattagtattaattgTCAAAGTcccaatatatttatttggagtattttcaaaaatcatgtattattTCACTTTTCTACTGCTCTAAGTGGttgggaaaaagaaaaatgtgaattataCTCCAcgtatagtactccctccgtttcatagtaattgagcgtttcttttcagcacagagattaagaaaaattgtgttagatgagttaaataaagggataataaagtggaaaaagaaaaaggtagagagatgaagagagaaaaaaagtaagagatcGTAAAGTAGGTgttgaaaaatgtgttgacttttattaaaaggggaaatgactctattattatggaatgtaccaaaatgacaaaatgactctattactataacTGAGGGAATAGTAAATGCCTaagtggagtaataaaattgtCTTATTTGAATTGATAAACCGCGGTGAAATTTCGTGGAAGCTGGCGAATTCACGAGCATTTTGTTAATACTAACTAATTGGGTAATGCTCAAAACTCAATTATTGATGATATAAGTAGCTCTCAGGGCATCCGCAACACTGGCTCGTTGCCAGCTCGGTCTCGTCTCGGTGATACGAGCATCGAGCTAGCGATGCGGCCACTCCGTCTCGTCCGGTATCCCTCCGCCGAGAGCATGTTGGCGAGTTGGCCACGGGCGAGCTCCCGTGCGGCCGTGACGCCCACTGCCGCTCGCGAGTGGACGTCGTTTATATccgttgaaaaaaaaatttatttttcttttaaattccgaaaaaatttaaaaaaaaatctcccaAAAATACTAGCCGCTTATAGccattttttctaatattttatttattttttctattttttagcCCCCAATCACTTctaaataatgattttaacgattttatgaattattagtatcaatttaatatttcaatgaaatattatttgaatttgttggaaataaaaataaaaaatgaaattgaatgaatagttaagggatgagatgttTAAGAGATGAGCTAAAAAGTgccatgaatagttaagggatatGACGGTATTGAGACGGTATTGAGACATGGATGTGGATGGCCTCACCGTTACAAACTAGTATCAGAAAAATGGGCACCAGTAGCAAGCAACTCATTCCATTGCCACTTGCAACCTCAAGAATCTGAAAGAAGCCATAGATGATTCAGAGATGgtggaaaaaatattgaccGAATGTATGTCGGTGTTTCAGAAAATGGAGGAAGTTTACGTCTTCAAGACATGTAAATGAATCTTCCCTAATATTCTGACGTCTAGGGAAGATGACAATCTAAAGTATCTCAATCAAGTAAAGTTAATTAgatctattttattcactatATACACTCaatttaagtaattttttaaaagaatattttaaaatcaatcaaagataacttcaaaaataataacatgtcATTACAGAAATTAGTTGAATTCTTAGTATTTTAACATTAACGTCTATAATTTGTTAGGCAAATGCCACCGACCTCACAACGTTCTATCCTCAGCTACCTCCCAACCATAGTTTACATCGACGATGCTGAAAACGTCAAATTTGTCGGAATGACTTAAATTTTGCACGGAGACTTAAAACTTGAAATCCGCACGgtgcaaatttcaagtcattctaacacaatttttggCATCGTCGTTATCATCTGCTGCCTAGAAGATACAAATGAAGTACAACTGTATAGAAGATAGATCACTGCATACAATACCAGGATTAGAAAATAGGAGCTCATATTATAAATACGTTCAAATGATTGTGAACTCAATCTGAAGTTTGTGAACTCCTTTCTTGATGAGATCAAATGATTCCAATATAATTTgctttattaatattaagtttattaaatttggtttgttaaaatttggatttgattCCTAGTCTGTGATCTCCTTATTGATGTAGGTTACgccaacaatataaaaaacattGAGTTTGTTggaatgacttgaaatttgcacAAGGATTTAAACTTGAAATTCACACGATACAAATTTCAAGTCATCTGACACAATCTGCATAGAAGGAAGATTACTAAGTACTCCCCCCGTCCGCGAATACGATTCTTCTACTTCAttctttaataattaataccactattaatttatttttgctcTCGTTTAATCTATTAAATCAGTATGGtctaaattttagtaataatagaaattgtgattttgtggTTTCTACTTCACTGTAGTACATTTAGTGTGTCATTTAAAcctaagaaaattaatttctagATCAGCTGTTATCACATTAGGTAACTCACATTAAAAATGtacatttgaaattgaattaatcCATTCAGtgataaaatttttacaatCATGTTGTCAATGAGTGGAGTTTTTCCTATTAATAGGCTAGTCACGGATATTGTTTATTACTCCATGAACCATATTTGAACAAGAGAATCCGATTCTAAATCCAATTTTCCGGTATGAATATGTTCACAAGATTATGTTGAATCAtcattctcattctcatcTCATTTTCCGGTATGAATATGTTCACAAGATTATGTTGAGT is drawn from Salvia hispanica cultivar TCC Black 2014 chromosome 6, UniMelb_Shisp_WGS_1.0, whole genome shotgun sequence and contains these coding sequences:
- the LOC125192384 gene encoding phosphatidylinositol N-acetylglucosaminyltransferase subunit P-like, which produces MEERCSVNSPRRILSFSKTRAANVSFSDADHRSQTELGVSGEHGPKLSEVYGFVGSITTVVFTVIFIVWAYVPDHWLHSIGIYYYPSRYWALAVPTYVMVTIVLAITFYIGMNFMATPPPTSLNIMFDEFSREMLSNVPFVDDDEQPIEPISDIGINRINKIMFDSFK
- the LOC125192382 gene encoding haloacid dehalogenase-like hydrolase domain-containing protein Sgpp; the protein is MAALQLFSPFLPKLPPSYTSQFAPPTYSFRMSSSSTPRCSSLAPVAPLEAILFDIDGTLADSDPIHYYAFREMLQELGYNGGDPITEEFFITNISGKHNEELCQVLFPDWDLQRARKFFVDKEAMFRRLAAEQTEPVAGLDALCRWVEDKGLRRAAVTNAPRANAEMLISLLGLDEFFELVVIGNECERPKPFPDPYLNALKGLGVSADHAFVFEDSVSGIKAGMAAGMPVVGLALRNPESMLTGAGAAMVIKDYTETKLWTALEEISKKKEELKVT